One part of the Botrytis cinerea B05.10 chromosome 8, complete sequence genome encodes these proteins:
- the Bcstl1 gene encoding Bcstl1 encodes MPSPEVSPTQKTFAGLHGRKLGLLVSTIATTGFLLFGYDQGVMSGIIAADPFNNYFPETKDNSVYQGFVTAIYEIGCLLGAIFILWYGDSTGRRRAMMLGGVIMILGVIVQITAIKGSNATAQFIIGRTITGIGNGINTSTIPTYQAECSRSTNRGLLICIEGGVIAFGTMIAYWIDYGASYGPDDLTWRFPIAFQVFFGIILIVGTYFLPESPRWLLAKERHEEGLDVIAALSGLEHNDPQVQLEKTIIMDSIMASGAATKTPFSALFTGGKTQHFRRMLLGSSSQFFQQLGGCNAVIYYFPILFETSIGTSKNLALLLGGVNMIVYSIFATVSWFIIEKAGRRKLFIIGTIGQCLSMVLVFACLIPQDGKGPSAKGAGVGLFTYIAFFGATWLPLPWLYPAEINPLRTRARANAVSTCSNWLFNFTIVMVTPIMIANISWGTYLFFAVVNACFIPIIYFFYPETKRRSLEEIDIIFAKGFVENISYVKASQDLPYLSPVEIEQMARHYGFETADVESRSTSDAEKEKPEWEGRERQSRSDGDEVTAVPQAHHGNAAHDGFKND; translated from the exons ATGCCCTCTCCTGAGGTATCGCCAACGCAAAAGACCTTTGCTGGTCTTCACGGCCGCAAGCTGGGTCTCTTGGTCTCAACAATCGCCACAACTGGATTCTTGTTGTTTGGATATGATCAAGGTGTTATGTCAGGAATCATCGCCGCAGACCCTTTCAACAACTACTTCCCTGAGACCAAAGACAACAGTGTTTATCAAGGTTTCGTAACAGCTATCTACGAAATTGGATGTTTGCTTGGtgccattttcattttgtgGTATGGCGACTCAACCGGTAGAAGAAGAGCT ATGATGCTCGGTGGAGTTATCATGATTCTTGGAGTTATTGTCCAAATCACTGCTATTAAGGGCTCCAACGCAACTGCTCAATTCATTATTGGTAGAACGATCACTGgtattggaaatggaatcaaCACATCCACTATCCCCACTTATCAAGCAGAATGCAGTCGATCTACCAACCGTGGTTTACTCATCTGTATTGAAGGAGGAGTGATCGCTTTCGGTACTATGATTGCTTACTGGATCGATTACGGTGCTTCTTATGGACCAGATGACCTTACCTGGAGATTCCCAATTGCTTTCCAGGTCTTCTTCGGTATCATCCTCATTGTCGGAACTTACTTCCTGCCAGAGTCTCCAAGATGGCTCTTAGCTAAAGAGCGCCACGAAGAGGGTCTCGATGTTATTGCCGCTCTCTCTGGTCTTGAACACAATGATCCCCAAGTTCAATTGGAGAAGACTATTATCATGGATAGTATCATGGCATCAGGAGCCGCTACAAAAACTCCTTTCTCAGCTCTTTTCACTGGCGGTAAAACCCAACATTTCCGCCGCATGCTTCTTGGATCATCTTCGCAATTCTTCCAACAACTCGGTGGATGTAACGCAGTTATCTACTatttcccaattctcttcgAAACCTCCATCGGTACCTCGAAGAACTTGGCTCTTCTCCTTGGAGGCGTCAACATGATTGTTTACTCTATTTTCGCTACTGTATCCTGGTTCATCATTGAGAAGGCTGGTCGTCGCAAGTTGTTCATCATTGGTACTATCGGACAATGTCTTTCCATGGTCCTCGTCTTCGCTTGTCTTATCCCACAAGATGGAAAAGGACCAAGTGCCAAGGGCGCTGGTGTTGGTCTCTTCACCTACATTGCTTTCTTCGGGGCCACCTGGTTGCCACTACCATGGTTGTACCCAGCTGAAATCAACCCTCTCCGCACCCGTGCTAGAGCTAATGCCGTCTCAACTTGTTCCAACTGGCTTTTCAACTTCACCATTGTTATGGTCACACCTATCATGATTGCCAATATCTCTTGGGGTACATACCTCTTCTTCGCTGTTGTCAACGCCTGTTTCATCCCAATTATCTATTTCTTCTACCCAGAAACCAAGCGCAGATCTCTCGAGgaaatcgatatcatttTCGCGAAGGGATTCGTCGAAAACATTTCATACGTCAAGGCTTCTCAAGATTTGCCATACTTATCCCCAGTTGAGATTGAGCAGATGGCAAGACACTATGGCTTTGAAACCGCAGATGTTGAGAGCAGAAGTACAAGTGATGCCGAGAAAGAGAAGCCAGAGtgggagggaagagaaagacagAGTCGCagcgatggagatgaggtTACAGCCGTTCCTCAAGCTCATCATGGCAATGCCGCTCATGATGGATTCAAAAATGATTAA